A region of the Bombus pyrosoma isolate SC7728 linkage group LG15, ASM1482585v1, whole genome shotgun sequence genome:
ataatcaatatatttcgCCCTGAATTTGATAGTACTAAAAGAAGAGCATTATCTGTGGctacaaaaaatatctatatctttATGTGATCTTCAATAAAATCTTCTgatagtatattttaaatattaaatattgtgcAAACAGACGTGAAACTATAAAACTAATTACTTACATAACTAATGTAGTTATATAACAAGTTTATTGATATTGGTATATTATCCACTATGCAAAAGTTTCGATGCGTAATTTGGTTATTGCATATTGTTGCACCTACCATATGATTTTTGTATAccgtttaatataaatatgaaaatattgcatGTAGCGGTACTGGTTTctctttaatataattagataAAAGAAGTCATATAAAGTGAATTGcgatatacatttattgaataatgGTAGTTATTAATGAAGGCCACATATGTATCTCtgatgataaaaattgatctTCCTCACGgttaaattaatcattttattattttgatatttatgtaCTAAACATCAACGAAGTTCAAATGTAATCgctaatatataaatgattatcactgttaaataaatttcacaaatgcataataattaaaagcaatgtttattaaattattaattaagcaACTATTATTGTGGTGGCAACATGAATATTGaggaaatgtaatatataaaatacatacaattaaggcatatcgataaataattagagTATAAgcttttactaaatatatttttttcatttaattttatttcttacagaATTCATTAGTAAATACTGTTAGTAAGCAATATGCGCCTTTTGGTACAAATGTCCTATTAATGGAGTCACATCAATCGCTATTCCATAGAATATTACCTCGTGCGATACGCGCTTGTTCTTTTAAAGAACACGATTATTCAAGGGAATCAGTAAGATAtaaatcttaaaataattacatttattgaagtaaaaatttaattctttgtcGATTTTGTACATAACTTTCCTCTTTTATAGATCCTAGAAAGTGACAATTTAAAAGAAGCAACAAAACTGGTTGCTTCTGAAATAATTAAGGATGAGGGTTGTAGTGAAACAGTTGCCCTGGAAAAAGCAAAAGAGAGAGCCAAGACCATACTAACACAAATGGAAAGCAAACCAAACAATCTTTTCATTAGAATTACATCATGGATTACTTATGTACTGTTACCATGTTTTATGCAGTCtgttataatattaccatctcaaatagaaatgttaaaaaaagcAAATGAGACTGGTCTTCCTGTGATATTACTTCCTTTACATCGTAGTCATATGGATTATTCTATAATTACCTTCCTTCATGTAATGCATGGTATTAAATGTCCATTAATTGCAGCTGGGGATAATCTAAAAATGCCATTTTTTGGGtatgttacaaatatatatagagtATTAAACCTTATTACAATACcacgttattattatcgaaattttatgtGTAAAACAGGAAGCTTTTGCAAGGTTTGGGCgcattctttataaaacgtcGAATTGATCCTGTCATAGGCCGCAAAGATATTCTTTATCGTGCCATTCTTCAGACATACATActgcaaaaattaaaagagggtcatattatagaattctttttaGAAGGTACACGTACAAGAACTGGTAAACCATGCATGCCAAAAGGTGGCATTTTGAGTGTCATTCTTGATGCATACATGGAGGGAATTATTGAAGATGCAATGATAGTACCTGTCGTACCAAATTATGAACGTCTTATTGATGGGAATTTTATTCAAGAGCATTTAGGTCAaccaaagaagaaagaaacatttatatcTACAATGAAAGCCATGTTTTCTACTTTGTTAACAAATTATggaattatgaaaattgatatttgtcAACCCTTTTCACTTAAGGtaagttatttaaattctttttaatgtcATGGATGACATTTATCActaaatttcacaattttattgctttctGAAAAGGAAATGTTAAAGTCTTTCCAAAATCAATCAAAGTTGAATGGAGTAAAAGTATCTCCTGCTGAAAAGCCTTTAAAGTCGACAGTATCTAGctcatcgctatatggtacaGATGTAGTTGCAGAAGAATACCGTCAACTAGTTGACAGTCTTGCACGGCATGTTGTATATAGTAAGGATAAAACACCTCTAAAAGcattaatttgtttctttgttcaATGTTAATGTACAATATCTTTTAGATTGTAGTGATGCAATGCCAATAATGTCGACTAACGTTGTTGCGTTCAtccttctatatatatttcgagATGGTTGTACCTTGGATGAATTAGTTGAAGCATTTGATTTCATAAGACACCAGTTAGAAAGTCGTACTAAAAACATTGCATTTTGTggagaaaatattgatatcaTAAATCATGCTGTTAGTAAgataattatgttataaatattttattatgataaaagAATACATGTTAACTCATTCTTTTAGTTAGACATCTTAGGTCCAGATTTAGTAAAACTACAAAATCaagaaattatagaaacagCTGATAGTCAGCTAACTCAATCAAATTTCGTTACTGTAATCCGTCCTATGTCGTTTCTACCAAATGTAATTGAACTATCTTATTATAGTAATACAGTGGTAACATGTTTTGCTGTGGATAGCATAGTGGGTAAGAGAACATATTGttttcgtaaattatattaatttattcaatttaataatttgtttactaTATTTGCAGTAACAGCTTTGTATGCTGAATTACAGTCACAAATCAATGATTCTACAGCTCTTGCTCAAAACAATATTATAGTGTCTCAAGATCTTTTGGTAGAAAAATCACTTAAACtttgtgatatttttaaatacgaatttattttctgcaAACCATGTCAGGAATTAGAGCGTGTCATTATAGACACTATAGTAAATCTCTCACATAaagagattattattttacaagagGTAGTGTATACTTAACATAAAGTTATTCTAATaggtttattattattaatcattattaCTAATAGGTTActcatataaattatttgataggAATCTTATTTAGAAGAGGAACTATGGAGTAAAAGATTCGCAAAAAATTTTGATGATAGTTCAGATGAAGAATATCGTAATAAGAATAGCTCTAAAAGTATTCGGTACAAAGTAagttattctttaatttagacatattttctaataacgaGATTGTGatctaatttaattgtttcttctaGTTGAACTTTATATCGGAACATGCAAAACGTATAGAATATCTTCACATAATGTTGCAACCTTTAGTAGATGTTTATACTTTTACTATTTTGTCTCTTAAAGGATTAGTAGGTCAATCGCTAAGCGAGAAAGatttaattcaaaaaattttaaatgacatAAAAACGAATATAGATCATGGCATAATAAAGTACAGTAAGTAATggcaaataattatatttttataatatatacatatatgtatatatattgcattataaagtaatgtatcattaattttattttgatataggTGAATGTTTATCTATTGATTCAATAAAGAATGCCctcaaattatttgaaaaatggaatatcTTAGAATGTTATCCACAAGagaatgttaaaattttctacCTGAAAGATCAATATGATACAGACTCAGCTGTAATGAAAATCTATGATACAATAGCAGCTTTCAGATGgactaaaaatataaatgaaaaagaaaaatgattttgaatGAATTTCTATAATGTACTACTTTTTTATATCAACGAATAACTTGCTATGAAAAACTTTGTAAATAGTGGTTTACAAATAAGAAGTTTCACTTAACACGTTTGTTATTATAGTGCATTAGAACAAAACATCCATCACTGGTCAATAATTGCGATTTTTTTCATCCAAGCATGctagatataatatatctattaggttgtccgaaaagtttcttttgttttataaggtgataatagataagtaacaatttctgttttatattattttattgaattaggtatgaaccatttcgttctatttctattatgtattatatacataattcgataaactaatataaaacaaaaaacattgtgcgtctattatttccttataaaacgaaagaaacttttcggacaacctaatatttatcCCACATGttaagattatatttaaattaacacacacatatatgatACTGACAGCAAACGTGTTAATCCctttatacattaaaatatgtaggttaaatatttattgctctGTGTAAATAGTTCTAAACTTCATAGCAGA
Encoded here:
- the LOC122575813 gene encoding glycerol-3-phosphate acyltransferase 1, mitochondrial isoform X2 produces the protein MIALKTNNPEIMASSMIDIVSTRLQEVYAKWNRRTEIKRNPESNTVRFSIKELRRTGQQMYKKKLQDKEQARKVRESSLFQIKETEPLVPTVTESSLFLHYCCSSCTPSSRNSLVNTVSKQYAPFGTNVLLMESHQSLFHRILPRAIRACSFKEHDYSRESILESDNLKEATKLVASEIIKDEGCSETVALEKAKERAKTILTQMESKPNNLFIRITSWITYVLLPCFMQSVIILPSQIEMLKKANETGLPVILLPLHRSHMDYSIITFLHVMHGIKCPLIAAGDNLKMPFFGKLLQGLGAFFIKRRIDPVIGRKDILYRAILQTYILQKLKEGHIIEFFLEGTRTRTGKPCMPKGGILSVILDAYMEGIIEDAMIVPVVPNYERLIDGNFIQEHLGQPKKKETFISTMKAMFSTLLTNYGIMKIDICQPFSLKEMLKSFQNQSKLNGVKVSPAEKPLKSTVSSSSLYGTDVVAEEYRQLVDSLARHVVYNCSDAMPIMSTNVVAFILLYIFRDGCTLDELVEAFDFIRHQLESRTKNIAFCGENIDIINHALDILGPDLVKLQNQEIIETADSQLTQSNFVTVIRPMSFLPNVIELSYYSNTVVTCFAVDSIVVTALYAELQSQINDSTALAQNNIIVSQDLLVEKSLKLCDIFKYEFIFCKPCQELERVIIDTIVNLSHKEIIILQEESYLEEELWSKRFAKNFDDSSDEEYRNKNSSKSIRYKLNFISEHAKRIEYLHIMLQPLVDVYTFTILSLKGLVGQSLSEKDLIQKILNDIKTNIDHGIIKYSECLSIDSIKNALKLFEKWNILECYPQENVKIFYLKDQYDTDSAVMKIYDTIAAFRWTKNINEKEK
- the LOC122575813 gene encoding glycerol-3-phosphate acyltransferase 1, mitochondrial isoform X1, which gives rise to MGGLIEIFLFFGVLFYFFNFGASSMIDIVSTRLQEVYAKWNRRTEIKRNPESNTVRFSIKELRRTGQQMYKKKLQDKEQARKVRESSLFQIKETEPLVPTVTESSLFLHYCCSSCTPSSRNSLVNTVSKQYAPFGTNVLLMESHQSLFHRILPRAIRACSFKEHDYSRESILESDNLKEATKLVASEIIKDEGCSETVALEKAKERAKTILTQMESKPNNLFIRITSWITYVLLPCFMQSVIILPSQIEMLKKANETGLPVILLPLHRSHMDYSIITFLHVMHGIKCPLIAAGDNLKMPFFGKLLQGLGAFFIKRRIDPVIGRKDILYRAILQTYILQKLKEGHIIEFFLEGTRTRTGKPCMPKGGILSVILDAYMEGIIEDAMIVPVVPNYERLIDGNFIQEHLGQPKKKETFISTMKAMFSTLLTNYGIMKIDICQPFSLKEMLKSFQNQSKLNGVKVSPAEKPLKSTVSSSSLYGTDVVAEEYRQLVDSLARHVVYNCSDAMPIMSTNVVAFILLYIFRDGCTLDELVEAFDFIRHQLESRTKNIAFCGENIDIINHALDILGPDLVKLQNQEIIETADSQLTQSNFVTVIRPMSFLPNVIELSYYSNTVVTCFAVDSIVVTALYAELQSQINDSTALAQNNIIVSQDLLVEKSLKLCDIFKYEFIFCKPCQELERVIIDTIVNLSHKEIIILQEESYLEEELWSKRFAKNFDDSSDEEYRNKNSSKSIRYKLNFISEHAKRIEYLHIMLQPLVDVYTFTILSLKGLVGQSLSEKDLIQKILNDIKTNIDHGIIKYSECLSIDSIKNALKLFEKWNILECYPQENVKIFYLKDQYDTDSAVMKIYDTIAAFRWTKNINEKEK
- the LOC122575813 gene encoding glycerol-3-phosphate acyltransferase 1, mitochondrial isoform X3, whose protein sequence is MIDIVSTRLQEVYAKWNRRTEIKRNPESNTVRFSIKELRRTGQQMYKKKLQDKEQARKVRESSLFQIKETEPLVPTVTESSLFLHYCCSSCTPSSRNSLVNTVSKQYAPFGTNVLLMESHQSLFHRILPRAIRACSFKEHDYSRESILESDNLKEATKLVASEIIKDEGCSETVALEKAKERAKTILTQMESKPNNLFIRITSWITYVLLPCFMQSVIILPSQIEMLKKANETGLPVILLPLHRSHMDYSIITFLHVMHGIKCPLIAAGDNLKMPFFGKLLQGLGAFFIKRRIDPVIGRKDILYRAILQTYILQKLKEGHIIEFFLEGTRTRTGKPCMPKGGILSVILDAYMEGIIEDAMIVPVVPNYERLIDGNFIQEHLGQPKKKETFISTMKAMFSTLLTNYGIMKIDICQPFSLKEMLKSFQNQSKLNGVKVSPAEKPLKSTVSSSSLYGTDVVAEEYRQLVDSLARHVVYNCSDAMPIMSTNVVAFILLYIFRDGCTLDELVEAFDFIRHQLESRTKNIAFCGENIDIINHALDILGPDLVKLQNQEIIETADSQLTQSNFVTVIRPMSFLPNVIELSYYSNTVVTCFAVDSIVVTALYAELQSQINDSTALAQNNIIVSQDLLVEKSLKLCDIFKYEFIFCKPCQELERVIIDTIVNLSHKEIIILQEESYLEEELWSKRFAKNFDDSSDEEYRNKNSSKSIRYKLNFISEHAKRIEYLHIMLQPLVDVYTFTILSLKGLVGQSLSEKDLIQKILNDIKTNIDHGIIKYSECLSIDSIKNALKLFEKWNILECYPQENVKIFYLKDQYDTDSAVMKIYDTIAAFRWTKNINEKEK